The following are encoded together in the Methylomonas methanica MC09 genome:
- a CDS encoding Fic family protein, translating into MSDTDNLDLLLAEIDLLKAELHLQCLEVPRALQQSLDIAYTHDSIALDGGTLNLAETDMVIRNGLMLPGKPMADNLTALNHYQAIQSIREQAAEQNLLSMEALQILHGMLCRGLQNQTGGAYRNQDVNLLNDHAAPQADRIPQLLAEHLHWLNLEGPFLHPLLFAAEAHLRFLSLQPFQHNNGLCARLLMNLILLAEGFPLLNIMSQQTTRSRYIAAFTDAHAGAPLKWPLFIAEQAQLDYQQLLNQLQ; encoded by the coding sequence ATGTCCGATACCGATAACCTGGATTTGCTACTTGCCGAAATCGATTTGCTGAAAGCGGAGCTACACTTGCAGTGTCTCGAGGTTCCCCGAGCATTACAACAAAGCCTGGATATCGCCTACACGCACGACAGCATTGCACTGGACGGCGGCACACTGAATTTAGCCGAAACCGATATGGTGATCAGAAACGGCCTAATGCTACCCGGCAAGCCAATGGCGGATAATCTGACGGCGTTAAACCATTACCAAGCCATACAATCCATTCGCGAGCAGGCCGCCGAACAAAATTTGCTATCGATGGAAGCGCTGCAAATCCTGCACGGCATGCTGTGCCGCGGACTGCAAAATCAAACCGGCGGAGCCTACCGCAACCAAGACGTCAATTTGCTTAACGATCATGCGGCGCCGCAAGCCGACCGGATACCGCAGTTATTGGCGGAACACTTACACTGGCTTAATCTGGAGGGTCCGTTTCTGCACCCGCTGCTATTCGCTGCCGAAGCCCATTTGCGGTTCTTATCGCTGCAGCCTTTTCAACATAATAACGGCCTGTGTGCGCGCCTGCTGATGAATCTGATTTTATTGGCCGAAGGCTTTCCGTTGCTCAACATTATGTCCCAACAGACCACCCGAAGCCGCTATATCGCTGCGTTTACCGATGCGCATGCCGGAGCCCCGTTAAAATGGCCTCTGTTTATCGCCGAACAAGCCCAGCTAGACTACCAACAGCTATTGAACCAACTGCAATAA